In Fusarium falciforme chromosome 10, complete sequence, a single genomic region encodes these proteins:
- a CDS encoding MFS domain-containing protein — protein MGPKDSDQPAVKPSEDSSHVEHVVGNVEGGEALETKYASLGKWEVAKVFWRTTIFCLILNWAALNDGFQQQVPGNVIPMQAFINQMANTTLDGEPAISAKVISYWQGFAEMSKTLGMFTAGYFADRFGRKPAMMGAIVILLGGSVAQITAFDWKSWLGAAVLVRLGVGLAQSILVTYVSELSPFQIRGLMIGAYQLFIALGQLISAVATQLVDVYQPTKWRPLIATEFIFTGVLIILIFFVPESHLYHARKGDHEKAKSCMIKLYGTAPGYDVDHEYRVIQHGLEAEKRFNETVKESSFLEIFQRAHWRRTFAGCLGICSQWAAGAPIVFGYSTYFFKVAGLKDPFVVTIITFVLLIVTISSSLIACEYIGRRPLLIGGCFFMMVFNVGLGTTGFFKSDASDKAALAFLLLWVICYGCSAGPIGFVAAGETSTPRLRAQTTSFNLGCYGIGFVAFQWSVSYMISPDAGNMGIKAVYVWAGMLVPTTILLWFFYPETYGRTYWELDELYERKIPAWRFKDTKTLTEENGHKDKAVMSG, from the exons ATGGGTCCCAAGGATTCAGACCAACCTGCTGTCAAGCCTTCTGAAGATAGCAGTCACGTTGAACATGTGGTGGGAAATGTAGAAGGAGGCGAGGCCCTGGAGACCAAGTATGCTT CTCTCGGGAAATGGGAGGTGGCCAAAGTCTTCTGGAGGACTACCATCTtctgcttgatcttgaaTTGGGCAGCCCTCAACGATGGG TTCCAGCAGCAGGTTCCCGGCAACGTCATTCCCATGCAGGCTTTCATCAACCAGATGGCCAACACGACCCTCGACGGCGAACCGGCTATCAGCGCCAAAGTCATATCGTATTGGCAGGGCTTTGCGGAAATGTCCAAGACTCTGGGCATGTTTACAGCGGGCTACTTCGCTGACCGCTTCGGCCGAAA GCCAGCCATGATGGGTGCTATCGTGATTCTGCTCGGTGGCTCGGTTGCCCAGATCACAGCGTTCGACTGGAAGAGCTGGCTCGGAGCTGCCGTGCTCGTCCGTTTGGGCGTTGGTCTGGCTCAGTCCATCCTCGTCACTTACGTCTCTGAGCTATCGCCGTTCCAGATTCGAGGCTTGATGATTGGTGCCTACCAGCTCTTCATCGCCCTGGGTCAGCTCATTAGTGCCGTCGCTACTCAGCTCGTTGATGTTTACCAGCCAACAAAGTGGAGGCCTTTGATCGCTACCGAGTTCATCTTCACAGGA GTCCTCATCATTCTGATCTTTTTCGTCCCCGAATCCCACCTCTACCACGCTCGAAAGGGCGACCATGAGAAAGCGAAGAGTTGCATGATCAAGCTGTATGGGACTGCGCCCGGCTATGATGTG GACCACGAGTATCGTGTTATCCAGCATGGTCTCGAGGCAGAAAAGCGGTTCAACGAAACAGTCAAGGAGTCGTCCTTCTTGGAAATCTTCCAGCGTGCTCACTGGCGCAGGACATTCGCAGGCTGCTTGGGTATTTGCAGCCAGTGGGCTGCGGGTGCCCCGATCGTATTCGGGTATTCGACA TATTTCTTCAAAGTTGCAGGCCTTAAAGACCCGTTTGTTGTTACCATTATTAC TTTTgttctcctcatcgtcactATTTCCTCGTCACTGATTGCATGCGAGTATATCGGCCGTAGGCCCCTTCTTATTGG TGGATGCTTCTTCATGATGGTCTTCAATGTCGGACTTGGAACGACCGGCTTCTTCAAATCAGACGCATCAGATAAGGCTGCTCTTGCCTTCTTGTTGCTTTGGGTAATCTGCTACGGCTGCTCAGCTGGACCCATTGGCTTCGTCGCAGCCGGAGAAACATCGACTCCTCGTCTCCGAGCTCAGACAACGTCCTTCAACCTGGGCTGTTATGGCATCGGCTT TGTTGCCTTTCAGTGGTCCGTTTCGTACATGATTAGCCCTGATGCAGGAAATATGGGTATCAAGGCCGTCTATGTATGGGCTGGCATGTTGGTTCCTACAACCATCCTGTTGTGGTTCTTCTATCCCGAG ACTTATGGCCGAACCTACTGGGAACTCGACGAGCTTTACGAGCGAAAGATCCCCGCCTGGAGGTTTAAGGACACTAAGACTCTCACCGAGGAGAACGGCCACAAGGATAAAGCGGTCATGTCTGGCTAG
- a CDS encoding Epimerase domain-containing protein gives MSTPAILLIGATGYVGGTVLDHFIKAQDEVLKHLTFDLLVRSEDAADKLRSAYGDRVNPIQWAGLHDVEFISDIASNYDIIISTGSGFITDGAEAFVKGLARRVKPGASPPWMLHISGCSNLSDRPLTQQAYPDREWDDTDGNAVYEFLKAEDAREPYPQRTTEVRVLSTAQETGVQAVSLNTPIIFGTGTGLFNQQGIIIPIIMRYVIQHGHGFKLNETSVWDWVHVEDLADVFVLLTRTILEREDRGVGYIPSGTNGIIFPATGRALQVEIMQNCLDVAFAEGILPREGTPSSKEIRQVTLQELADEITAGLTDMAERGWAGTKLMKGTEAKRLLGWNPIRLEEAWKQDFKDELEALRNGQRPWTLESCIGQKK, from the coding sequence ATGTCCACTCCAGCCATTCTTCTCATAGGTGCAACCGGCTATGTCGGCGGCACTGTTCTCGATCATTTCATCAAAGCCCAGGATGAGGTTCTGAAACACCTCACTTTTGACCTGCTTGTCCGAAGCGAGGACGCTGCTGATAAGCTTCGCTCAGCTTATGGTGATCGTGTCAATCCTATTCAGTGGGCAGGTCTTCACGATGTCGAGTTCATCAGTGACATTGCTTCCAACTATGATATTATCATCAGCACAGGCTCAGGGTTCATCACCGATGGAGCTGAAGCTTTCGTCAAAGGCCTCGCTCGTCGGGTCAAGCCAGGTGCTTCACCGCCTTGGATGCTGCATATATCTGGCTGTAGCAATCTGTCTGATCGACCTCTCACTCAGCAAGCGTATCCGGATAGGGAATGGGATGACACGGACGGCAACGCAGTCTATGAGTTCTTGAAGGCCGAAGACGCACGCGAGCCATATCCTCAAAGAACCACCGAGGTTCGTGTGCTGTCAACAGCCCAAGAAACTGGCGTCCAGGCAGTCAGTCTGAATACACCAATCATTTTTGGGACTGGAACGGGACTATTCAATCAACAAGGCATTATTATTCCAATCATAATGCGCTACGTCATCCAGCACGGGCACGGCTTCAAACTCAATGAGACCTCAGTCTGGGACTGGGTTCATGTTGAGGATCTTGCCGATGTCTTTGTTCTCTTGACTCGGACTATTCTGGAAAGGGAGGACCGCGGTGTTGGTTATATCCCTAGCGGAACGAACGGAATCATCTTTCCGGCTACCGGACGAGCTTTGCAAGTGGAGATCATGCAGAACTGTTTGGATGTGGCATTCGCAGAGGGAATATTGCCTCGTGAAGGCACGCCGTCTTCAAAGGAGATTCGACAGGTGACACTGCAGGAACTAGCTGACGAGATTACTGCTGGACTTACCGACATGGCTGAGCGAGGCTGGGCAGGCACCAAGTTGATGAAAGGGACAGAAGCAAAGAGGCTGTTGGGCTGGAATCCGATCAGGCTGGAAGAGGCTTGGAAGCAAGACTTTAAGGATGAGCTCGAGGCGTTGAGGAATGGGCAAAGACCGTGGACATTGGAAAGCTGCATTGGTCAGAAGAAATAA